In Verrucomicrobiia bacterium, the DNA window CGCCCGCCCACACTTGAACGAAACGCACGCCACGTTCGAGCAATCGCCGCGCGATCAAAAGCTGCCGCCCTTGCTGCGTATTGCCGTAAAGCTCCTTCGCCTCCGCCGGCTCCTTTTGAAAATCAAACGCATCCGAAGCCGCCGATTGCATCTTGAACGCGATCTCGTACGCCTCGATGCGCGCTTCGAGTTGCGCGTCCTTCTGCAAATTCTGGCTGTGCAATTCATTGAGCTGATGCACCAGGTCAAGCTGCCGCCGCTGCTCCTTCAACGAGATATACGGATTGCGAATATTCTGGATCATCTCATCCACCGAACCCGCCGTCGTGTTAACGCTCGTGCCTTGATAAACGCCCGGCAGAAATGCCGCCTGCCAATTTTGCGTTCCGCCCGGAGGCAACCCGCCGCCCGGCCGCAACGAAACAAACCCCGGCATATTCTGGTTCTCCGTGCCCAGTCCATAAACCGTCCACGAACCCAAACACGGTTTCGCAAGCCGCAACGAACCGGTGTTCATCATCACCGTCGCCACCTCATGCGCGGGAATGTCCGTGTACATCGAACGGATGATCGCCATGTCATCCACGTGCTCGCCGATTTTCGGAAACACCTCGCTCACCGGAATGCCCGACGCCCCCATCGGCGAAAATTTAAACGGCGAACGCATCGCCACGCCCTGCATCCCCGGGATGGATTTGCCGTCGTATTGATCCAGCGCCGGCTTCGGGTCCCACGTGTCCACTTGCGACGGCGCGCCCTGCGCAAAAATATGAATGACCCGTTTCGCAGTCGCGGGCAGCGGCGGCGTCTTCGCCATGAGCGGCGATAGCGAAGTCTCAGCGTCCGCCGAACTCACCAAATTCGGCGACAGCAAA includes these proteins:
- a CDS encoding DUF1501 domain-containing protein encodes the protein MNIKEHVARPEDFCITRRQFLNRFGLGIGALGLASLLSPNLVSSADAETSLSPLMAKTPPLPATAKRVIHIFAQGAPSQVDTWDPKPALDQYDGKSIPGMQGVAMRSPFKFSPMGASGIPVSEVFPKIGEHVDDMAIIRSMYTDIPAHEVATVMMNTGSLRLAKPCLGSWTVYGLGTENQNMPGFVSLRPGGGLPPGGTQNWQAAFLPGVYQGTSVNTTAGSVDEMIQNIRNPYISLKEQRRQLDLVHQLNELHSQNLQKDAQLEARIEAYEIAFKMQSAASDAFDFQKEPAEAKELYGNTQQGRQLLIARRLLERGVRFVQVWAGGWDHHNDIEKRLPESASQIDQPLAALMTDLKRLGMLDSTLVIWGGEFGRTVTKDRNGNENPGRDHNNKGFCSWMAGGGVKGGTIYGATDEFGAHAVENKVHIHDLHATILALLGFDHTKLTYRYNGRDFRLTDVAGNVVKGVMA